GGGGCCGTCGCGGCGATCGTGGCCCTGCGCCTCGGACAGCGTCCCCGCTCCCCCGACGTGCTCCCGCCGCCCGCCGCGATCGACGGCGCTCTGCAGACGATCGGCGTCCTGGGGCACGGCACCCCGCCGCTCCTCGTCGCGACCGGCGACAAAGCGATCTTCCGGTCGCCGGGCGGCGGTGACGGGTTCGTCCTCTACCGGACCGCCGGCCGGTTCCTCGTCGCCTGGTCCGATCCGGTATGCGGGGCGGGGCTCGAGCGCCGGCTCCTCTCCGATTTCACCGAGCACGCGGCCGATTGGGACCGCGAGGCGATCCTCTACCAGATCTCGCCGCAGCTCCTCCCGGCGGCGCACGATCTCGGTTACGTCTTCTTCAAGCTCGGCGAGGAGGCGATGATCGACCTCCGCGCGTTCGACCTCAAGGGGAACAAGGCGAAGGCCCAGCGTCATGCGATGAACGTCGTCGAGCGGGCGGGGGGGCGGTTCCGCGTGGTGAGCGGCGCCGAACTCCGCGACCTCCTCCCGGCGCTCCGCCGCGTGTCGGACACCTGGCTCGCGGGGAAGAAGACGACCGAGAAGGCGTTCTCGCTCGGTCGCTTCGACGAGACTTACCTGATGCGCTTTCCGTGCGCGGTCGTCGAGAGCGGCGACGGTCGCGTCGTCGCCTTCGCCAACGTGCTCGAAGGACCGATCAACGAGGAGATCTCCGTGGACATGATGCGTTACGACGGGACGGTCGACCCCGCGCTCGGCACCGGGATGGAGTACCTGCTCCTCTCCCTCATGCGGGACGCCAAGGCGCGCGGGTTCGGCCGTTTCAATCTCGGGATGGCGCCGCTCGCGACCGTCGGCGAGGCGCGCCGCGCACGGCCGATCGAACGGCTCGCGCGCCAGTTCTTCCTGCACGGCGAGGCCTGGTACAACTATCAGGGACTGCGCCGCTTCAAGGAACGCTTCCACCCGTCGTGGGAGCCGCGTTACATGGCGTACCGGCGCCCGTGGGATTGGCCGTTCGCCGTGGCCGCGACGACGCAGCTCATCTCGGGGCGGTGGAGCGCGTTCATCCCCGGGCGGGGGTCGCGCGGATGAAGGCGATCGCGCTCGGCTTGGCACTCCCGCTCCTGCTCGGCGCCGCCGCCGCCCATCCCGCGAAGCCGTCGAAGCCGCCGAAGCCGTCGCCCGCCCCGCCGGGCGTCACCGAGGAGACGCGCAAGCTCCCCGGCTTCGGTGACGTGAAGATCTACCATCCGAGCGATCTCGCGAAGGCGCGCGGGGTCGTCCTCTTCATCTCGGGTGACGGGGGCTGGAACCTCGGCGTCGTCGACATGGCGCGCCGGCTGGCCCCGCACGCGATCGTCGCGGGGCTCTCGATGCCGGCGTGGCAGAAGCGGGCGGAGCAGTCGCCCTCGTCGTGCTGGTACCCGGCGGGCGACCTCGAGGTGGCCGCCCAGGCGCTCGAGAAGTCCTACGCCCTCCCGCGCTACCTCCGGCCGATCCTCGTGGGCTACTCGTCGGGCGCGACGGTCGTCTACGGCGCGCTCGCGCAAGCGCCGCCGACGACCTTCCGAGGCGCGGTGAGCCTCGGCTTCTGTCCCGACCTCGAGGTCCGGCGCCCGTTTTGCGGGACGAAGACGTGGAAGCCCGGTTGGGACGAGAAGAAGCATCAGAGCTGGCTCGGAGAGACCGACGCGATGCCCGCGCGCGAGGGCGGAGGGACGAAGTGGATCGCCCTCCAGGGGTTGATCGACCAGGTCTGCGCGCCCGATCAGACGGTCGCCTTCGTCCACCGTGTCCCGAACTCCGAGATCGTCTCGCTCGAGAAGGTCGGTCATGGGTTCTCCGTCCCGGCCCGATGGGGAGGCGCCTTCGACCGTGCCGTCGAGGATCTGCTCGAGCCGGGGAGCGTCCTCGACCCGCAGCCTCACCTCGTGCATCGCGACGCCGCGTACCTCTCCCCCGACGATCTCGCGGCGAAGCTCGACACGCTCGACCTCCCGCTCGAGACGATCTGGCCCGCCTCGCCGCAGGCGGTCTTGATCTTCGTCTCGGGCGACGGAGGGTGGGCGGAGCTCGACGACACCGTGGCGCACGCGCTCGCCAGCCACGGCGTCGCCGTCATCGGATGGAACGCGCTCCGCTACTTCTGGCTCGAGAAGAAGCCCGAGACGTTCGCGGCCGCGCTCGTGAAGCTCGTCGACGCGCTTCCCGGCAACCTTCCCATCTTCGCGGGCGGCTACTCGTTCGGCGCCGAGACGGTCTCGGTCGTCCTCGCGGCGACGGAGAACACGTCGCTCGAGCGGATCACGGGCCTCGTGCTCCTGGCGCCGGGGACCTACGCCTCGTTCGAGATCAGCCCGCTCGACTGGTTCCGGAACGACGCGACGCCCACCGCGCATTCAGTCCCCAAGGCGCTCGCGGGCTCGGGCCGCCCGATCCTCTGCCTCGAGCCGAAGGGATCGAGCGACAGCGGCTGCGCGATCCCGGCGGAACCGGGGCTCGACCGCGTCGAGCTTCCCGGAGGCCACCACTTCGACCGCGACTACGAGGGCTTGGCCTCTCGCATCGCGACGTTCATCTCCGCGAACAGCCCGCGCTGAGCCTTTCGCGCGCCCGGCACGCGGAAGGCGCCGGTATCGAGACCTGGGCGGACACGATCGAACCCGTGCCGCCGCGCCGCGATCTCGAACCGCCGCGCGAGAAGATCGGCGTAGGCGCCTTGGCCGCGCATGCGCGCGCCGAACTTCGGATCGTAGAGCTTGCCGCCGCGCGTCTCCCGGATCCGGTCGAGGATCTTCGCCGCGCGCGACGGCTCGTGCTCGGCGAGCCAGCTCGAGAAGACCTCCTTCACCTCGTGCGGCAGGCGCACGAGGATGTAGTTTGCGTAGGACGCGCCGGCGTCCGCCGCGGCGTCCAGAATCGCTTCGAGCTCGTGGTCGTTCAACGCGGG
The Candidatus Polarisedimenticolaceae bacterium DNA segment above includes these coding regions:
- a CDS encoding AcvB/VirJ family lysyl-phosphatidylglycerol hydrolase, with the translated sequence MKAIALGLALPLLLGAAAAHPAKPSKPPKPSPAPPGVTEETRKLPGFGDVKIYHPSDLAKARGVVLFISGDGGWNLGVVDMARRLAPHAIVAGLSMPAWQKRAEQSPSSCWYPAGDLEVAAQALEKSYALPRYLRPILVGYSSGATVVYGALAQAPPTTFRGAVSLGFCPDLEVRRPFCGTKTWKPGWDEKKHQSWLGETDAMPAREGGGTKWIALQGLIDQVCAPDQTVAFVHRVPNSEIVSLEKVGHGFSVPARWGGAFDRAVEDLLEPGSVLDPQPHLVHRDAAYLSPDDLAAKLDTLDLPLETIWPASPQAVLIFVSGDGGWAELDDTVAHALASHGVAVIGWNALRYFWLEKKPETFAAALVKLVDALPGNLPIFAGGYSFGAETVSVVLAATENTSLERITGLVLLAPGTYASFEISPLDWFRNDATPTAHSVPKALAGSGRPILCLEPKGSSDSGCAIPAEPGLDRVELPGGHHFDRDYEGLASRIATFISANSPR